The sequence TATAGAAGACTGTAAAAATTTTGACATAAAAATCCTCGGACCACACATCAACGAATCACAATATAATTTTACAGTAAATGAAGAAGGGAGTATAAGATTCGGAATCGGCTCACTCAAAGGAGCAGGAGAAGCAAACATACGCTCCATAATAGAAGAAAGAGAAAAAAAAGGACACTTTAAAGATATATGGGACTTCGCCGAAAGAACCGCCGAAACATCTCTCAATAAAAAAACTATTGAAGCACTCGCTAAATCAGGGTCTTTTGATTGTTTCACCGAATTTCACAGAAAACAATACTTAGAACCATCTCCCAACACCAATCAAACTCTCGTAGATATCATCTTAAAATATGCCCAAAAAAAACTTCAAGAAACACAAGGGGCTATAAACTCTCTCTTCTCCTCAGGAAATAATGCCTCCCACTTTTCCAAACCTAAACTCACAGATATAGAACCTTATACCGAAAAAGAAAAACTAGACATAGAAAAAGAAATCCTCGGACTCTACATTACAGGACATCCATTGGACATGTATCACATAGATATACAATATTTTTGCAACACAAACGTCAGCCAACTTTCCAAATTAGAAACAATAAAAAACATACCTAAAATTACCATCGCATGCATAGTCCAAGATGTAATCCAAAAAATAGCCAAAACGGGAAACCCCTACAACATCCTTACCATAGAGGACTATACATCATCTTACCAATTGTATTTCTTTACAGACCAATACAATAAATTCCAACAATATTTTGTGAAAGGAGCATTTATATTTATAGAAGGGAAAGTGCAAAACAGATACAATAAAGAAAACGAAATAGAATTCCGAGTCACAGATATACATTTTTTAGAGCATATAAGAGAAAAACTCATTAAAAACATCACCATTACCCTGAACTTATCCGATATAAACCACCATCTTATAGAAGAAACCTATAAAATTTTACATCAAAATAAAGGAAAATACCCCATCAGAATAGTAGTAAAAGAGACAACAGAATCATTACAAACGGACCTCATCGCATCAAAACTCCCGATAAATATGAGCAATCAATTCATAAGCCAAATAAAGAAAATACCCGAACTACAACTCTTTGTGAATACATAAAAAATTATTAGACACCTTGCATAATGTATAGATTATTATATCCAAAAAAATACGAAAAAGTAAAACAAAAAACAATGGTAAAAATAAAAGAAATCAGTAAAAAATTTCAAGAAAAACAAGTTTTATTTCAAATATCGGGATCATTTGAAAGAGGAAAAACAAATCTTATAATAGGAGCGAGTGGAACAGGTAAAAGCGTGCTTTTAAAATGTATGGTAGGATTAGTGAAGCCAGATGAAGGGAATATTTTTTTTGATGGAGTAAGTTTATATGAATCAGATAAATTCTCACAAACAGAAATACGAAGAAAAATAGGAATGCTCTTCCAAGGAGGCGCTCTTTTTGATTCTCTGAATGTGCAAGAAAATATCATGTTCCCTATCCACATGCTTACTAAAATGCCCCCTCAAGAAAAAATCCAAAGGGTAAATTTTTGTTTAGAAAAAGTAGGACTAGTAGGAATAAATAAAAAAATGCCATCCGAACTCAGCGGTGGAATGAAAAAAAGAGTAGGTATAGCAAGAGCTATAGTTAATTATCCCGAATATCTTTTTTGTGATGAACCAAACTCCGGGCTAGACCCACAAACTTCCATTAAAATAGATACTTTAATCTATGATATTACAAAAGAACTTAATACTACCACTATCATTGTAACCCATGATATGAACTCCGTGATGGAAATAGGAGAAAATATAATGTTTATTTATCAAGGAAAAAAGCTATGGGAAGGAAATAATACAAATATTATATACAGCGAATGCATGGAGTTACATGACTTTATTTTTGCTAATAAATTTATGCGATTTTTTAAAGATAATAAGAAATAAAAAAATATTTTAAAGAAAAAAGAGAGTACCCGAAAAACTTTTGGAACTTTTTTATTGGTGAAATAAAATGAAACCCTGTCATTGAATATGTATCTGTTTTTTTTAGTATTAATCCATAAAATCCTTATTTTATTATACTTATTCTTTTTTAAAAAAGAAGGGAAACATCCATAATAGTAAAAATTAAAAAATCATAAATCTCAATCAAAATATTTATAAAATGGTTGCATAAAAAAACTGTCTTTTCGGATCCCCATCTCTTTTTCAGATTATTCAATTATTTATTTCTCTACAATAAAAAAAGACGTAAAAAAAGACGTAAAAAAACGAAAATATATTACAAAATGTTATTTTTTTGTTTTTTTTGCTAACATGGGCTTTCGTATTTATAATATTGGGATATTTTTATTTATAAAAATTATTTGTTTCTATTCTATTAAAAATGATAGTCATAAAATTTGGGGGAACATCGGTTGGATCTTTAGAAAATTTTCGTAAGTCGGGTGCAATTATAGAAAGTTATGTAAAAAAGAAAAAAAAGTTTTGTGTAGTGGTTTCGGCTATGCATCAGGTAACCAATAAACTCATTACCGTAGCAAATAAAGCATCTATACAGGATGCAAGTTATTTGGAAGACGTGAAATCCTTAAAAGAAGGGCATTTGAAAATTATACAAAACCTTACCAAAGGAAAGTGGTTAGAAGAGGGAATAACCACAATAGAAAAGCATTTTCAGGAATTAGAAAGTTTATTGAACGGAGTGTTTTTAGTAAAAGAATTAAG is a genomic window of Chitinophagaceae bacterium containing:
- a CDS encoding ATP-binding cassette domain-containing protein; translation: MVKIKEISKKFQEKQVLFQISGSFERGKTNLIIGASGTGKSVLLKCMVGLVKPDEGNIFFDGVSLYESDKFSQTEIRRKIGMLFQGGALFDSLNVQENIMFPIHMLTKMPPQEKIQRVNFCLEKVGLVGINKKMPSELSGGMKKRVGIARAIVNYPEYLFCDEPNSGLDPQTSIKIDTLIYDITKELNTTTIIVTHDMNSVMEIGENIMFIYQGKKLWEGNNTNIIYSECMELHDFIFANKFMRFFKDNKK